A genomic segment from Actinomyces lilanjuaniae encodes:
- a CDS encoding type II secretion system F family protein, with the protein MSHLLLGCVSGALAGAGALYVLSACGRRTPTLMARLEPYVHQRPATSGLLRPAAYHDGRGQTVSAVLLGRLVGLSGVMESLGSSSASVRARLARSGSTLTVEQLRLQQLVWACAGLVATVGAGVLLALTRPVSVPALLVLALLACVGGAAARDWWLSQAVERRRRRIEAQLPDVVELLALAVGAGQGPVSAIERVVALGEGDLVEELADTLSDVRSGTVVTTALERLEARVGSLHVTRLCEAVAVALERGTPLAQVLRSQATDVREAARRNLMEEGGKREIAQMVPVVFLVLPVTVAFALFPGVAVLRLGL; encoded by the coding sequence ATGAGCCACCTTCTGCTTGGGTGCGTGTCCGGGGCGCTGGCTGGCGCAGGCGCCCTGTACGTCCTGAGCGCCTGCGGGCGCAGGACCCCCACCCTCATGGCGAGGCTGGAGCCCTACGTGCACCAGCGGCCAGCGACCTCAGGACTGCTGCGTCCCGCTGCCTACCACGACGGCCGGGGCCAGACGGTCAGCGCCGTCCTGCTGGGCCGACTCGTCGGTCTCAGCGGCGTGATGGAGTCACTGGGGTCCTCCTCGGCCTCGGTGCGCGCGCGCCTTGCTCGCAGCGGCTCCACCCTCACTGTGGAGCAGCTGCGCCTCCAGCAACTGGTGTGGGCGTGTGCCGGGCTCGTCGCCACGGTAGGGGCGGGTGTCCTCCTGGCCCTGACCCGTCCGGTCAGCGTCCCCGCGCTCCTGGTGCTGGCCCTCCTGGCCTGCGTGGGCGGGGCCGCTGCGCGCGACTGGTGGTTGTCTCAGGCGGTGGAGCGCAGACGTCGTCGTATCGAGGCCCAGCTGCCCGACGTCGTCGAGCTGCTGGCCCTGGCTGTCGGTGCAGGCCAGGGACCTGTCTCCGCGATCGAGCGCGTGGTGGCCCTGGGGGAGGGGGACCTGGTCGAGGAGCTGGCTGACACCTTGTCGGACGTGCGCTCCGGGACTGTGGTGACCACGGCGCTGGAACGTCTGGAGGCGCGCGTTGGTTCGCTGCACGTCACCCGCTTGTGCGAGGCGGTCGCTGTCGCCCTGGAGCGGGGCACGCCTCTGGCACAGGTGCTGCGCTCCCAGGCCACGGACGTGCGTGAGGCGGCTCGGCGCAACCTGATGGAGGAGGGCGGCAAGCGGGAGATCGCCCAGATGGTTCCCGTGGTCTTCCTGGTCCTGCCGGTCACCGTCGCCTTCGCCCTGTTCCCCGGGGTGGCTGTCTTGAGGCTGGGCCTGTGA
- a CDS encoding TadE/TadG family type IV pilus assembly protein produces the protein MTDFVMVGALVLAVAASLLQLALGLHVRNVLTDAAGEGARRAALVGGTRQEAEQRVRSLVDSALAEGYVQEVAMTRHQVDDLVVVEVRVTAPLPLLGLVGPGGVVGVTGHAVDEASLVGAEEQR, from the coding sequence GTGACCGACTTCGTCATGGTGGGCGCGCTCGTCCTGGCGGTGGCGGCCTCGTTGCTCCAGCTGGCCCTGGGGCTGCACGTGCGTAACGTTCTCACTGACGCCGCCGGGGAGGGAGCGCGGCGAGCGGCCCTGGTCGGCGGCACGCGGCAGGAGGCGGAGCAGCGGGTACGCAGCCTGGTGGACTCCGCCCTGGCGGAGGGCTACGTCCAGGAGGTCGCCATGACCCGTCACCAGGTCGATGACCTCGTGGTCGTGGAGGTGAGGGTGACGGCACCCCTGCCGCTCCTCGGCCTCGTGGGACCGGGAGGGGTGGTGGGCGTGACCGGGCACGCTGTTGACGAAGCCTCCCTCGTGGGAGCTGAGGAGCAGAGGTGA